The Leishmania braziliensis MHOM/BR/75/M2904 complete genome, chromosome 28 region GATCTCTCGTATcactctctcgctgtgtttGTCTGTGTCAGTGCGCTATGTTTGACTTCGCGTGGTCGTTTATGAagtgagaaaaaaaagagaagaccTAACGAGTGTAGCAGTTCTTATGTGTGGCGccagtggcggtgcgcgtgggAAGGCGGCTTGCGTCTCTGCGAAGACGTTATAATGCCATACGCGACGCTGCCCTCTCGCCGCTTTCAGCGCTTGTCCTACCGGGATTTCTAACATGAGGTGCCGGTTTGGGGATTACTCCATCTCGTGGGATGCCCTTGTTTGAAAAGAAAAACCGAAGACGTGAGGCGTACGTATGCTGATGCCCATTCCCCGTCCTTCACGGTGGGCACAAATCAATCAGCCACCTCCCTCTGTTGCTGTTGGGATCATTTAACAGTGCAGACGGTTTTCCTTTGTTTTCACTTAACGCGTCCTCCGTCTCTCTGTCCTCCTTTGGTTCTCTGGCGGCCGTCGTTTTTCTCCCGCATGTGCTCCGCTGGCCACTTAGTGCGCGCGTCTGCGAGATTATCAAGGCAAAGCACTTTGCTGCGGATAGAAGTGTACTCCGTGGGGTCTAAAAGAAAAGGACAgggctcctttttttcccctggAGTATCCCCGCTCGGCGACATCGAATGTGACCGCcactcgccttctctctctgctctgcCTTTTGTAACATTTGTGTCCGCTCGATATCGCCCTTGTCTGAGGTGCCGATGGAGACGGAAGAGATCACCCAGGTGAGCATCGGCAACGCCACCACTGCACCGATGCTCTTCTGCTCACGGTGCAATAATCTTCTTTACCCCGAGTGTGAGGACGATGACTACAGCATGACATGGCGCTGCAACTACTGCAAAACGACGGAGCAGCACGACGACTGCAAGCTCGTCCATGTTATGAACCTGAAGATGAAGGCGGACGCGATTGGTGACATGGACCTCATTGCGGAGTTCGCCAGCGACCCAACCGCGCAGCGTGATCCTGACAAGCCGT contains the following coding sequences:
- a CDS encoding putative DNA-direcetd RNA polymerase II, subunit 9 is translated as METEEITQVSIGNATTAPMLFCSRCNNLLYPECEDDDYSMTWRCNYCKTTEQHDDCKLVHVMNLKMKADAIGDMDLIAEFASDPTAQRDPDKPCPKCGKKGVACFVNPLGQPQEDMTLYFACSDTACHHVWRGAAVEDQN